AAGGACGATATCCTTTATCAGTACCTAAGCTTTAAAACAGATGCGGTGTTTGAAAAAATGAATGCTGCCGTGGCCAAAGGCACAGATGCGGAAAGCAAGTTGAGAAATCTGATCCGCTGTCATCTCGATGAGTTTCAAACTGATAAGAATATGGCCACTATTTTTCAATCAGAGGTGAGATATCTAAGGGATATTGAGTCCCAGGTGAAGAATATCTCAAAGATGTACCTTGATCTTTTATCCGATATTATAGAGCAGGGTCAGATTGAGGGCAGCATGCGTCAGGATCTTTTTGTCGGGCTTGTAAAACGTTTTATCCTCGGGGCTGTGGAAGGTGTGATTTCCACCTGGGTCAATGCCCAGGGGCGCTACGATCTCGGCACCATGGCCGATCCGCTGGTGGATCTTTTTATGACGGGCGTCCAGGAGGGCTGAATCTAAACAATACAATAGGGTTTTTCCCTACCAGTTATCTCTGGTAAGGGATAGCTGCGTTGAACTGAAATTTATGCTTTTTGCTTGACGCCGAAGTAGATGTTTATTAAAGCACACTGAGCCTGAATTCAATAAATTAAATGTAATATGGAGGTAAGTCAAGTATGTCTATGATCATTGCTCCGGCAAACTATTTGTTGTTCGGTTTTTTTCCAACAGTGATTTTTTCATTTCTTCTGCCGGTAATTGGTGTAGGGCTGTTTACCTACATCATGGCCCGGAGAATCGCTCCTCTTGTCCGGGCCAATCCGGACTATCGTTTAAACAATATTCCAGAACGGATTAAAAATCTGATCGTTGTCTGGTTAGGACAGATCCGCCAGCCCAGATATATGCAGGCAGGTGTGCTGCACATCATTATTTTTGCGGGGTTTTTAATTCTTTCCATCCGTTCCACAAGCCTTGTTATAGAAGGCCTGTTTGATGGGTTTGTGTTTCCCGGACTAGGCGGTGGCCTTGGCATGGCTTATAATTTTTTAAAAGATTACGCCGCTACGGCCGTTCTTGTGGCCTGTATTATTGCGGCCTGGCGCCGGGGCATTAAAAAGCCTGCCCGCTATGCCGTGCCAGAAAAATATGGGCATGACCACACGGCAGAAGCGGTGTTTGTTCTGGGGGTCATCTCCACCCTGATGATCTCGGAAAGTATGTTTGAAGCGTCTGCCGCCGCTTACACCGCCCAGGCAGGTGGTGACGCCCACTTCCCTGCACTGTTTTCCCTGGCCTGGATTTTTTCAAAGACACTTCAATTGGCCTCCCTGGAAACCCTTCAGGGGTTGCACATCCTTATGTATTATGTGCATGATTTTACCTTTTTCTTTTTTCTTTGTTTTTTACCCTTAGGAAAACATTTCCACGTCATCACCTCGATTTTTAACGTTTTTTTCATGCGGGTAAAAACTGGCAACATTAAACCGGTTAAATACGGTGTTTCCGATGAGGAACTGGACAACCTTGAATCTTTTGGT
This window of the uncultured Desulfobacter sp. genome carries:
- a CDS encoding TetR/AcrR family transcriptional regulator, encoding MQKSKSEKYHKILNSAGAVFAEHGFYRATISQIAAEAGVADGTLYLYFKNKDDILYQYLSFKTDAVFEKMNAAVAKGTDAESKLRNLIRCHLDEFQTDKNMATIFQSEVRYLRDIESQVKNISKMYLDLLSDIIEQGQIEGSMRQDLFVGLVKRFILGAVEGVISTWVNAQGRYDLGTMADPLVDLFMTGVQEG